AGGTCGTGGTGAGCGCGGGCGGCAGCGCCTGGTTCGACGCGGTCGCCGACGTCTTCGCGGAGATCCCCGAACTCTCCCTGCCCGTCCTGAAGCTGCTCCGGTCGGGCGCGTACGTCTCGCACGACGACGGCCACTACCGGAAGCTGACGCCCTTCACCCGGGTCCCGGAGGAGGGCGCGCTGCACCCGGCGTTCCGGCTCTGGGCGCAGGTCGTCTCACGGCCCTCGGCCGAGCAGGCGTTCGCGAACGCCGGCAAGCGGGACGCGGCCTACGACCTCGACCTCCCCCTCGCCCAGGTGGTGCGCCGGGACGGTGCCGAGCGCCCGGCGGACGGCGTCGAGGTCACCGGCCTCTCCGACCAGCACGCCTGGCTGCGGACGGGGCCGGAGGCGGATCTGGAGGTCGGCGACTGGCTCGGCATGGGCCTGTCGCATCCGTGCACGTCCTTCGACAAGTGGCAGCTGATCCCGCTGGTCGAGGCGGACGGCACGGTCGTCGACTACATCCGCACGTTCTTCTAGAAGAGTGGGTCGTTCCATGGATCACGCCGATCTCGTCATCCGGGACGTGGACGTCGCCGACGGCAGCGGCGCCGCCTCCTACCGCGCCGACGTGGCGGTCCGCGACGGCCGGATCGTGTCGATCGTGCAGGAGGCGGCGGCCGCGGGCTGTCAACGGCCGCGCGGGACGCGTGAGCTGGACGCGGAGGGGCTCGTCCTCGCCCCCGGCTTCATCGACATGCACGCGCACAGCGACCTCGCGCTGCTGCGGGATCCGGACCACAGCGCGAAGGCCGCGCAGGGCGTGACCCTCGAAGTCCTCGGCCAGGACGGCCTGTCCTACGCGCCGGTGGACGACCGGACGCTCGCCGAGGTCCGCCGGGCGATCACCGGGTGGAACGGCTACGGCGAGGACATCGACTTCACCTGGCGCTCCGTCGGCGAGTACCTGGACCGCCTCGACCACGGCTTCGACGGCGAGGGCATCGCGGTGAACGCGGCGTACCTGATCCCCCAGGGCACCGTCCGCATGCTCGCGGTCGGCTGGGAGGACCGCGACGCCACGCCTCAGGAGCTGGACCGGATGCGGCAGTTGGTCGCGGACGGCCTGCGCGAGGGCGCCGTCGGCATGTCCTCCGGACTGACGTACACCCCCGGGATGTACGCCAAGGACGCCGAACTCACCGCCCTGTGCCGGGTGGTGGCGGAGCACGGCGGCTACTACTGCCCGCACCACCGCTCCTACGGGGCGGGCGCCCTCGCGGCGTACGAGGAGATGGTGGCCCTCACCCGCGAGGCCGGCTGTCCGCTGCACCTCGCCCACGCCACCATGAACTTCGGGGTGAACGAGGGGAAGGCGCCCGACCTGCTCGCCCTGCTCGACACGGCGCTCGCGGGCGGCGCCGACATCACCCTCGACACGTATCCGTACACGCCCGGCTGCACCACGCTCGTGGCGATGCTGCCGAGCTGGGCGAGCGAGGGCGGGCCTGAGGCGGTCCTCGCCCGGCTGCGGGACGACACGACCGCCGAACGCATCCGGCACCACATGGAGGTGCTGGGAGCCGACGGCTGTCACGGCGTGCCCATCGAGTGGCGCACGATCGAGATCTCCGGGGTGAGCGACCCGGACCTCGGTTGGTACGTCGGCCGGTCCGTCCAGGACGCCGCCGACCTGCGCGGCGAGGCACCCTGGGTCACCGCGCGCCGCCTGCTCGTCGAGGACGGTCTCGGCCCGACGATCCTCCAGCACGTCGGCCACGAGGAGAACGTCCGCGCCATCATGCGGCACCCGGTGCACACCGGCGGCTCCGACGGCATCCTGCGCGGCGACAAGCCGCACCCGCGCGCCTACGGCACCTTCCCGCACTATCTCGGCCGGTACGTACGGGAGTTGGGCGTGCTGTCCCTGGAGGAGTGCGTCGCCCACCTCACCGGCAGGCCCGCCGCCCGGCTGCGGCTGCCCGACCGCGGGCTCGTCCGCGAGGGCTACCGCGCCGACCTGGTCCTCTTCGACCCGGCGACGGTGGCGGCGGGCTCGACCTTCGAGGCGCCGCGCACGCTGCCGACCGGTATCCCGCACGTCCTGATCGACGGGCGGTTCGTCGTCGAGGACGGCCGCAGGACGGACGTCCTGGCGGGACGGGCGGTCCGCCGCACGGCGTGACCGCCCGCCCCCCGTCGGCCCGTTCCCGGACGGGACCTACGGCTTGGGCAGGACGCAGCCGCTCGCGGCCAGGTTGAGCTTGTTGCCGGTCGTGAAGCACGCCGGGATCTGGTACGTCTCCTCGGCGTAGTTGATGCCCTGGCGGACGGTGACGTTGCCGCTCGCGTCGACCTCGCACGGGTTGTTCACCGTGCAACGCTCGCCGTCCTCGTTGCCCGTGTTGTTGACGGCCACGACCTTGCCGGTGGCCTGGTCGACGACCGGGGAGCCCGAGGTGCCGCCGATGGTGTTGCAGGCGGAGGTGTAACGGACCGAGTCCTTCCAGGTCCAGTCACCCTCCTTGAGGCGGTACACGAACCCGTCGACGTTGCAGTTGTAGAGCTTCTTCCAGTAACCGGAGGCCACGGTGATGGCCGTACCGGCGGTCGGGTGCGTGTTCTGCACGGTCAGCGCGCTGATGCCGTACGAGTTCCTGATGGTCGCGTAGGTGCTGGTGAGCTGGTAGATCGTGATGTCCGTGTCGGTCATCGTGGAGTACGCGACCTTGCTGGCCCGCAGCGTGGCGACCTTGGTGCCGGCCGAGTTGAGCAGGCCGAAGGTCCGGCTGGAGCTCTGGCCGACGATCACCTCACCGGGCTCCGGGAATCCGGTCTCCAGGCAGTGCCCGTTGGAGAGCACGAGCGCCGGGTCGGTGTCCGCCGAGTTGGGGAAGCGGACGACGGATCCGGAGCAGTTGCTGAGCGCGACGGTCCCGGCGAGGCTGACGGCCTTCAGGGCCGGCGCCCTGGTGTCCGCGGTGACGGCGGAGGCCGAGCTGTGCGCGGGAGCCGACTCGGGCGCGGGTGCCGCGACCGCGGGTGCCGCGCCGGCCCCGGCGATCACCAGGGCGAAGAGCGCGGCGACGAGAGGCTTTCTCATGTGGGGGTCCCCTCTTGCGACGTGGGGCGACCGGAGGTCTTCCGGCCACCTTCTGTTTTGTCATGCGCATTGTGAGGGGGGTGGGACGGGTGGACAAGAAGCGGTTTCCGGCCGGGGATGTCCCGAACAACACCCTTTACAGAAAGGCCTGTTCGTATGCCTCCTGGACGGAACGGAGGAGCAGCGCCTCGCTCGTGGCCACGCGGGCGTCGACGGCCCGCGCGAGCGCTTCGCGGTTCGGCGTGACGCGGTTGGTGAAGAAGACGGCCGGCCCCCGGTACAGCCCGCTCTCCCGCCAGCCCGCCAGATCCGTGAGCCCCGCCGCGCGGTCCGACCCGCGCTGCACGTCGGAGACGAGCAGGTCGATCCGGTCGGCCACGAAGGCCCGCTCGGCGCCGTCCCGGCCGGTGGCCACCCGCACGCGCGCGCCGCGCTCCTCCAGCGCGTCGACGAACCGGGTGTT
The window above is part of the Streptomyces sp. NBC_01428 genome. Proteins encoded here:
- a CDS encoding N-acyl-D-amino-acid deacylase family protein, coding for MDHADLVIRDVDVADGSGAASYRADVAVRDGRIVSIVQEAAAAGCQRPRGTRELDAEGLVLAPGFIDMHAHSDLALLRDPDHSAKAAQGVTLEVLGQDGLSYAPVDDRTLAEVRRAITGWNGYGEDIDFTWRSVGEYLDRLDHGFDGEGIAVNAAYLIPQGTVRMLAVGWEDRDATPQELDRMRQLVADGLREGAVGMSSGLTYTPGMYAKDAELTALCRVVAEHGGYYCPHHRSYGAGALAAYEEMVALTREAGCPLHLAHATMNFGVNEGKAPDLLALLDTALAGGADITLDTYPYTPGCTTLVAMLPSWASEGGPEAVLARLRDDTTAERIRHHMEVLGADGCHGVPIEWRTIEISGVSDPDLGWYVGRSVQDAADLRGEAPWVTARRLLVEDGLGPTILQHVGHEENVRAIMRHPVHTGGSDGILRGDKPHPRAYGTFPHYLGRYVRELGVLSLEECVAHLTGRPAARLRLPDRGLVREGYRADLVLFDPATVAAGSTFEAPRTLPTGIPHVLIDGRFVVEDGRRTDVLAGRAVRRTA
- a CDS encoding S1 family peptidase: MRKPLVAALFALVIAGAGAAPAVAAPAPESAPAHSSASAVTADTRAPALKAVSLAGTVALSNCSGSVVRFPNSADTDPALVLSNGHCLETGFPEPGEVIVGQSSSRTFGLLNSAGTKVATLRASKVAYSTMTDTDITIYQLTSTYATIRNSYGISALTVQNTHPTAGTAITVASGYWKKLYNCNVDGFVYRLKEGDWTWKDSVRYTSACNTIGGTSGSPVVDQATGKVVAVNNTGNEDGERCTVNNPCEVDASGNVTVRQGINYAEETYQIPACFTTGNKLNLAASGCVLPKP